A genomic window from Parvularcula sp. LCG005 includes:
- the ccmI gene encoding c-type cytochrome biogenesis protein CcmI has translation MLFFLIGGLVVLVVVAVLLRPFWSVAASDDARDREITIYTDQLAEVDRDLDRGVINEAEAQSARTEIERRLLSAARRADDVSAKPSRPLRAGLAVAVAVLPLLAVIVYGQIGAPGQKAEPFASRTTPAQIPGLRAGLSDAEQIAALSEHLATVPDDVEALRMLARAHVRMGNYQPALDALRTANRVVDGQDISLSGEYAEIMVIANDGTVTAPARQIFTAIQEAAPDNPQAAFYLALALAQDGQTEDALTRLRELRDRSDSDAPWMSAVAGLINALEAPVAPALDPDTADAVIRDMSPAEQQAFIEQMVGRLEDRLEEQPGNLEGWRRLAQAYEVLGRAEDAQRAYAQILKIAPDDEEASARLNTAAD, from the coding sequence GGCAAGCGACGATGCCCGAGACCGCGAGATCACGATCTATACCGACCAACTGGCGGAAGTGGATCGGGACCTTGACCGGGGGGTGATCAACGAGGCGGAGGCGCAATCAGCACGCACGGAAATCGAACGCCGCCTGTTATCTGCAGCCCGACGGGCAGATGATGTTTCCGCCAAGCCTTCTCGTCCCTTGCGGGCTGGTCTTGCTGTCGCGGTGGCGGTGCTCCCGCTTCTGGCTGTCATCGTTTACGGGCAGATTGGCGCCCCGGGTCAGAAAGCAGAACCGTTTGCCAGTCGCACGACACCGGCGCAGATCCCTGGCCTGCGAGCAGGCCTGTCGGATGCAGAACAGATCGCCGCGTTGTCGGAGCACCTTGCGACCGTACCAGACGATGTTGAAGCCTTGCGCATGCTGGCGCGGGCACATGTCCGCATGGGGAATTATCAACCGGCACTGGACGCGCTGAGAACAGCGAACCGGGTGGTGGACGGTCAGGATATCAGCCTGTCCGGTGAATATGCGGAGATCATGGTCATTGCCAATGATGGCACGGTGACGGCGCCCGCGCGGCAGATTTTCACTGCCATACAGGAGGCGGCGCCTGACAACCCTCAGGCCGCGTTCTATCTGGCCCTCGCCCTCGCCCAAGACGGACAGACAGAAGATGCTCTGACACGACTCCGCGAACTGCGTGACCGTTCAGATTCAGATGCGCCATGGATGTCGGCAGTCGCTGGCCTCATCAACGCGCTGGAAGCCCCCGTCGCCCCCGCACTCGATCCGGATACGGCAGACGCCGTGATTAGGGACATGAGCCCCGCCGAACAGCAGGCCTTTATCGAACAGATGGTGGGCCGACTGGAAGACCGGCTGGAGGAACAGCCGGGAAATCTGGAAGGATGGCGACGCCTGGCGCAGGCCTATGAAGTGCTCGGCCGTGCGGAGGACGCCCAGCGGGCTTATGCACAGATTCTGAAGATTGCGCCGGATGATGAGGAGGCCTCAGCCCGGCTCAACACCGCTGCGGACTAG
- the atpC gene encoding ATP synthase F1 subunit epsilon encodes MADRLHFSLVSPERELFSGEAESVLVPGAEGLFQVMVGSAPIMSTLSPGFVVIDEGSSTKRIYVRGGFADVTAAGLTILAEVAVPESELTGDRLAAEKATIAAQVADGGLSPEDRINADRAAALLRTV; translated from the coding sequence GTGGCTGATCGCTTGCACTTTTCACTCGTTTCCCCTGAGCGCGAATTGTTCTCTGGAGAGGCTGAGTCCGTTCTCGTGCCAGGCGCCGAAGGCCTTTTTCAGGTGATGGTCGGCAGCGCCCCCATCATGTCGACGCTTTCTCCCGGTTTTGTCGTGATCGACGAGGGATCCTCTACCAAACGGATCTATGTTCGCGGCGGTTTCGCGGATGTCACGGCGGCGGGCCTGACCATTCTTGCTGAAGTGGCAGTTCCTGAATCCGAGCTGACGGGCGACCGTCTAGCAGCGGAAAAAGCAACCATTGCGGCACAGGTCGCTGATGGCGGTCTGAGCCCCGAAGACCGCATCAACGCTGACCGCGCCGCTGCGCTTTTACGGACTGTCTAG
- a CDS encoding CC0125/CC1285 family lipoprotein, translating to MRRFISLALLALMAACSTYGPSAGGNGYTDTKITDTRYLIEGRAMSFETARNIAMVRAAELTEQNGFDHFVVLGVELDDRDLSESELAEYALLSPGVWTGGMRNWGDESRARNLPVIRVAIMFATPEQAAEYDGFAVRSVYADYGDKIGYRG from the coding sequence ATGCGACGTTTTATATCTTTGGCACTGCTGGCGCTGATGGCAGCCTGTTCGACCTACGGTCCGAGTGCGGGCGGTAATGGGTATACCGACACGAAGATCACCGACACGCGCTATCTGATTGAAGGCCGTGCGATGAGTTTCGAGACGGCTCGTAATATCGCCATGGTGCGGGCGGCTGAACTGACTGAGCAAAATGGCTTTGACCATTTCGTCGTCCTGGGTGTCGAACTGGACGACAGGGACCTGTCCGAATCCGAACTGGCTGAATATGCACTTTTGTCGCCCGGCGTCTGGACGGGGGGTATGCGCAATTGGGGTGATGAAAGCCGCGCGCGCAACCTGCCGGTGATCCGGGTCGCCATCATGTTCGCAACGCCCGAACAAGCGGCGGAGTATGACGGCTTCGCCGTCCGTTCTGTTTATGCGGACTATGGCGACAAGATCGGATATCGCGGCTAG
- the atpD gene encoding F0F1 ATP synthase subunit beta — protein sequence MGQGRISQVIGAVVDVQFDGDLPAILNALETDNHGNRLVLEVAQHLGENTVRTIAMDSTEGLVRGQPVSDTGSSIQVPVGEETLGRIMNVIGEPVDDAGPINTASKRGIHQAAPPFVEQSTESEVLVTGIKVVDLLCPYPRGGKIGLFGGAGVGKTVLIQELINNIAKVHGGYSVFAGVGERTREGNDLYWEMIESNVNVDPTKNNGSAAGSKASLIYGQMNEPPGARARVALTGLTVAEHFRDQGQDVLFFVDNIFRFTQAGAEVSALLGRIPSAVGYQPTLATDMGALQERITTTTKGSITSIQAVYVPADDLTDPAPATSFAHLDATTTLNRSIAEKGIYPAVDPLDSTSRILDPRIVGEEHYKVARGVQNILQRYKALQDIIAILGMDELSEEDKLVVARARKVERFLSQPFDVAEVFTGSPGIQVPLEDTVRSFKGLIAGEYDHLPEQAFYMVGSIEEAMAKAERMAEAA from the coding sequence ATGGGACAAGGACGGATCTCACAGGTCATCGGCGCTGTCGTCGACGTTCAATTTGACGGCGACCTGCCAGCGATCTTGAACGCGCTGGAAACGGATAACCACGGCAACCGGCTGGTTCTGGAAGTGGCGCAGCACCTGGGTGAAAACACAGTGCGCACCATTGCTATGGACTCCACCGAAGGCCTCGTTCGCGGTCAGCCCGTGTCCGATACCGGTTCCTCCATTCAAGTGCCGGTCGGTGAGGAAACTCTTGGCCGCATCATGAACGTGATTGGTGAGCCGGTGGATGATGCTGGCCCGATCAACACGGCATCCAAGCGCGGTATTCACCAAGCGGCGCCTCCTTTCGTCGAGCAGTCAACAGAATCCGAAGTCCTCGTGACCGGCATCAAGGTCGTTGACCTTCTCTGCCCTTATCCACGGGGCGGCAAGATCGGCCTGTTCGGCGGCGCCGGCGTGGGCAAGACGGTTCTCATTCAGGAACTCATCAACAACATCGCGAAGGTCCACGGTGGTTACTCCGTGTTCGCTGGTGTCGGTGAGCGGACCCGTGAAGGGAACGACCTGTATTGGGAAATGATCGAATCCAATGTGAACGTCGATCCGACCAAGAATAATGGCAGCGCTGCTGGCTCCAAAGCCTCCCTGATCTATGGTCAGATGAACGAGCCTCCAGGCGCGCGCGCCCGTGTCGCTCTGACCGGTCTGACGGTCGCTGAGCATTTCCGCGATCAGGGCCAGGACGTTCTGTTCTTCGTCGACAACATTTTCCGCTTCACGCAAGCCGGTGCCGAGGTGTCCGCACTTCTCGGCCGTATCCCGTCCGCTGTGGGCTATCAGCCGACACTGGCCACCGACATGGGCGCCCTGCAGGAGCGGATCACGACAACGACCAAGGGCTCGATTACCTCGATCCAGGCCGTGTACGTCCCTGCGGACGACCTTACCGACCCGGCACCAGCCACCTCGTTCGCCCACTTGGACGCAACGACCACGCTGAACCGGTCGATAGCCGAAAAAGGCATCTACCCGGCTGTGGATCCACTCGACTCAACCTCGCGGATTCTCGATCCACGTATCGTTGGCGAAGAGCACTACAAGGTTGCCCGCGGCGTGCAGAACATTCTGCAACGCTACAAGGCGCTGCAGGACATCATCGCCATTCTCGGGATGGACGAGCTGTCCGAAGAGGACAAGCTCGTTGTGGCCCGTGCGCGCAAGGTCGAGCGCTTCCTGTCGCAGCCATTCGACGTGGCTGAAGTCTTCACCGGCTCGCCAGGTATCCAGGTGCCGCTGGAAGACACTGTGCGGTCGTTCAAGGGTCTCATCGCCGGTGAGTATGACCACCTGCCAGAACAGGCCTTCTACATGGTCGGCTCGATCGAAGAAGCCATGGCCAAGGCCGAGCGTATGGCTGAAGCTGCTTAA
- a CDS encoding F0F1 ATP synthase subunit gamma, with amino-acid sequence MPSLKDLKNRIGSVKSTQKITKAKQMVAAAKLRRAEEAATAARPYAERMENVLGNLAAGMIEGAPGPKLLTGTGENKTHLLVVATADRGLCGAFNSSIVRLAREHIVRLQGEGKTVKLYCIGRKGYEQLSRLYKHLVVKHIDFKDRKKIGFDEAKMIADDLLNRYEAGEFDKATVFFGRYKSVVAQIPTANQIIPAQPPASSKGTGATAPYEYEPSEEAILETLLPRYVAVQIFRALLENVASEQAASMAAMDNATRNAGELIDKLNLQYNRARQAQITTELVEIIAGAESV; translated from the coding sequence ATGCCTTCTTTGAAAGACCTTAAAAACCGGATCGGCTCGGTCAAATCGACCCAGAAGATCACCAAGGCCAAGCAGATGGTGGCCGCCGCCAAACTGCGCCGCGCAGAAGAGGCGGCGACAGCTGCCCGTCCTTATGCTGAGCGTATGGAGAACGTGCTGGGCAATCTGGCTGCTGGCATGATCGAAGGTGCGCCGGGCCCGAAACTGCTGACCGGCACGGGTGAGAACAAGACGCACCTGCTTGTCGTCGCGACGGCTGATCGTGGCCTTTGCGGTGCCTTCAACTCGTCGATCGTGCGGTTGGCGCGTGAGCACATCGTCCGGCTTCAGGGCGAGGGCAAGACGGTCAAGCTCTACTGTATTGGCCGTAAGGGCTATGAGCAGCTGTCACGCCTTTATAAGCACCTTGTCGTCAAGCACATCGACTTCAAGGACAGGAAGAAGATCGGCTTCGACGAAGCCAAGATGATCGCCGATGATCTTCTGAATCGTTATGAGGCGGGCGAGTTCGACAAGGCGACGGTGTTCTTCGGTCGCTACAAATCAGTGGTCGCCCAGATCCCGACAGCAAACCAGATCATCCCGGCCCAGCCGCCTGCAAGCTCAAAAGGGACGGGTGCGACGGCGCCTTACGAGTATGAGCCTAGCGAAGAGGCGATTCTCGAAACGCTGCTGCCTCGCTACGTGGCGGTACAGATTTTCCGTGCGCTGCTTGAAAACGTGGCATCGGAACAGGCCGCCTCCATGGCAGCCATGGACAATGCCACGCGAAATGCGGGCGAGCTGATCGACAAGCTGAACCTTCAGTACAACCGGGCACGGCAAGCCCAGATCACGACCGAACTGGTCGAAATTATTGCGGGTGCTGAAAGCGTCTGA
- the atpA gene encoding F0F1 ATP synthase subunit alpha, with product MELNAAEISSILKQQIKDFGKEAEVSEIGQVLSVGDGIARIFGLDNVQAGEMVEFDGGVKGMALNLEADNVGVVIFGDDRDIKEGATVKRTNSIVDVPVGKGLLGRVVDPLGNPIDGKGPIMYEERRVVDVKAPGILPRKSVHEPVQTGIKAIDAMIPVGRGQRELVIGDRQTGKTAICIDAMLNQKEPNQAAADDSGKLFCIYVAIGQKRSTVAQIVKTLEDNGALDYTIVVAATASEPAPLQFLAPFAGCAMGEYFRDNGMHAVIVYDDLSKQAVSYRQMSLLLRRPPGREAYPGDVFYLHSRLLERAAKLNENYGSGSLTALPIIETQANDVSAYIPTNVISITDGQIFLETDLFYQGIRPAVNVGLSVSRVGSAAQIKAMKQVAGKIKGELAQYRELAAFAQFGSDLDAATQATLNRGARLTELLKQPQYSPLQVEEQVVVIYAGTRGYLDKVAVDKVGRFEEELLRHMHASHSDVLSTIRSEQKVSDELEAKLKDILATFAKNFA from the coding sequence ATGGAATTGAATGCGGCTGAAATCAGCTCGATCCTGAAACAACAGATCAAGGACTTTGGCAAAGAAGCTGAAGTTTCCGAGATCGGCCAAGTGCTTTCCGTCGGCGACGGTATTGCTCGCATCTTCGGTCTGGACAACGTCCAGGCGGGTGAGATGGTGGAGTTTGACGGCGGCGTTAAAGGCATGGCGCTGAACCTCGAAGCCGACAATGTCGGCGTCGTGATCTTCGGTGACGACCGCGATATTAAAGAGGGTGCGACCGTCAAGCGCACGAACTCGATCGTGGACGTGCCCGTCGGCAAAGGCCTTCTGGGCCGCGTCGTGGACCCGCTCGGCAACCCGATCGATGGCAAAGGCCCGATCATGTATGAAGAGCGCCGGGTCGTTGACGTGAAGGCACCGGGCATCCTGCCGCGTAAATCCGTGCACGAGCCTGTGCAGACCGGGATCAAGGCCATTGACGCCATGATCCCTGTTGGCCGCGGCCAGCGCGAGCTGGTCATTGGCGACCGTCAGACCGGCAAGACCGCGATCTGCATCGACGCCATGCTCAACCAGAAAGAGCCAAACCAGGCGGCAGCTGATGATTCGGGCAAGCTGTTCTGTATCTATGTCGCCATCGGCCAGAAGCGTTCAACGGTCGCCCAGATCGTCAAGACGCTCGAGGACAATGGCGCGCTCGACTACACCATCGTCGTCGCCGCGACCGCGTCCGAGCCTGCCCCGCTGCAGTTCCTCGCGCCATTCGCTGGCTGCGCCATGGGCGAGTATTTCCGCGACAACGGCATGCACGCCGTCATCGTCTATGATGACCTGTCCAAACAGGCCGTCTCCTATCGTCAGATGTCGCTGCTGCTGCGTCGTCCACCAGGACGCGAAGCCTATCCGGGCGACGTTTTCTATCTTCACTCCCGCCTTCTCGAGCGTGCGGCGAAGCTGAACGAGAATTACGGCTCAGGCTCGCTGACGGCCCTGCCGATCATTGAAACCCAGGCGAACGACGTGTCCGCCTATATTCCAACCAACGTGATCTCGATCACCGACGGTCAGATCTTCCTTGAAACCGACCTGTTCTATCAGGGCATTCGCCCCGCCGTGAACGTGGGTCTGTCCGTGTCCCGCGTGGGCTCGGCCGCCCAGATCAAGGCGATGAAGCAGGTGGCTGGCAAGATCAAGGGCGAGCTTGCCCAGTATCGTGAGCTTGCGGCCTTCGCCCAGTTCGGTTCGGACCTCGATGCGGCAACGCAGGCGACCCTGAACCGCGGTGCGCGCCTGACTGAGCTTCTCAAGCAGCCGCAATACTCGCCGCTACAGGTCGAAGAGCAGGTCGTCGTGATCTATGCCGGTACGCGCGGCTATCTCGACAAAGTCGCCGTCGACAAGGTCGGCCGCTTTGAAGAAGAGCTGCTGCGTCACATGCATGCGAGCCATTCGGATGTCCTCTCGACGATCCGAAGCGAGCAGAAAGTCTCTGACGAGCTCGAAGCCAAGCTGAAAGACATCCTGGCGACCTTCGCCAAGAACTTTGCGTAA
- a CDS encoding F0F1 ATP synthase subunit delta, with the protein MADARSDVAERYATAFFELARDENSLEALEADLTALEKALADSAELRSVAQSPIFSSESKTAAFTAIAQAQGAQQLTQNLIALLGRNNRISVLPGIITAFHRMAAAHRGEVSAEAVSARPLSDEQTKALRAQIESSVGKAVNLVTSVDPSLLGGLIVKVGSRMVDSSLRTKLNRLQQTLKEA; encoded by the coding sequence ATGGCCGATGCCCGGTCCGACGTCGCTGAACGATACGCGACGGCCTTCTTTGAGCTCGCCCGTGACGAAAATTCACTCGAGGCGCTCGAAGCTGATCTGACTGCGCTTGAAAAAGCGCTGGCAGATAGTGCTGAGCTGCGCAGCGTGGCGCAGTCGCCCATTTTCTCATCAGAGAGCAAGACAGCCGCCTTCACGGCGATCGCTCAGGCCCAGGGCGCACAGCAGCTGACCCAGAACCTGATCGCCCTGCTTGGCCGGAATAATCGCATCTCGGTGCTGCCCGGCATCATCACTGCCTTCCATCGCATGGCGGCCGCGCATCGCGGTGAGGTGAGTGCCGAGGCCGTCAGCGCGCGTCCATTGAGCGACGAGCAGACAAAGGCCCTGCGGGCACAAATCGAATCTTCGGTCGGTAAGGCCGTCAATCTGGTGACCAGCGTGGATCCCTCGCTTCTGGGCGGTCTGATCGTCAAGGTCGGTAGCCGGATGGTGGACTCCTCGCTCCGTACAAAACTCAATCGTCTACAGCAGACCCTGAAAGAGGCCTGA
- a CDS encoding zinc transporter ZntB, with protein MEISQETGLIEGFTIGADGTVQSVDGSAHVLNALSMPEGGYIWLHFDMDAAKRWLSSAGLVDQFVSAALFAPETRPRLITEHGGVLINLRGVNLNPEKNPEDMLSIRAFLQPGRLITVRRQRSVAIEVLRQTLRAGTAPPTAAHLMLGIINGLTDRIEPVVDRLSDRIDELEIEAVEGGALAIAEEVTEIRHDTLVFRRYMIPQREAVAKFAALGSDWLDQDSLDIAKEQADRMLRVTEELDITRERSGILNDQVTGQRSDRMNRNMMVISIASAIFLPLSFLTGLFGMNVAGLPGTQWNPAFVMVCVGCVVIAAILGGVLKLLDWY; from the coding sequence ATGGAAATCAGTCAGGAAACGGGCCTCATCGAAGGCTTCACGATCGGCGCAGATGGGACAGTCCAGTCGGTAGACGGCTCGGCACATGTCCTGAATGCGCTGTCGATGCCCGAGGGCGGTTATATCTGGCTGCATTTTGACATGGATGCTGCCAAGCGCTGGCTGTCCTCGGCGGGGCTGGTCGACCAGTTCGTGAGTGCTGCCCTCTTCGCGCCCGAGACGCGTCCCCGGCTGATCACCGAGCATGGCGGCGTTCTCATCAACCTGCGCGGCGTCAATCTCAACCCCGAGAAGAATCCCGAGGACATGCTGTCTATCCGGGCGTTTCTGCAGCCGGGCCGTCTGATCACGGTGCGGCGGCAGCGGTCCGTCGCGATTGAAGTGCTGCGCCAGACCCTTCGCGCCGGCACGGCACCCCCTACGGCGGCACATCTGATGCTTGGCATTATCAACGGCCTGACCGACCGTATTGAGCCGGTGGTGGATCGTCTGTCGGATCGCATTGACGAGCTGGAAATCGAAGCGGTGGAAGGTGGCGCACTGGCGATCGCCGAGGAAGTCACGGAGATCCGCCACGATACGCTGGTATTTCGCCGCTACATGATACCGCAGCGCGAGGCGGTGGCAAAATTCGCCGCCCTCGGCAGCGACTGGCTGGACCAGGACTCCCTCGATATTGCAAAGGAGCAGGCCGACCGCATGCTACGGGTGACCGAAGAGCTCGACATCACCCGCGAACGGTCCGGCATTCTGAACGATCAGGTCACGGGCCAGCGTTCGGACCGGATGAACCGCAACATGATGGTGATTTCCATCGCGTCAGCGATTTTCCTGCCCCTCAGCTTTCTGACGGGCCTGTTCGGCATGAACGTCGCAGGACTGCCGGGCACCCAATGGAACCCGGCCTTTGTCATGGTATGTGTCGGCTGTGTCGTCATTGCCGCCATACTGGGCGGCGTATTGAAACTGCTCGACTGGTATTGA
- a CDS encoding TonB-dependent receptor plug domain-containing protein, producing the protein MKKSNWWMGCATVALVSVGPAAAQSDDERAPQNVDEIVVQGTIGYRDLSESIAPTLEYDTDYFQRFEPLTAGDALKRVPSVAFVGTDILEADQAQLRGLGAGYTQILINGEQVPGSGDDRTFFLDRIPAELIERVEIIRSSSASRSGDAVAGALNIVLRDGYTLDGGYVRAGAMHYPDGRVRELLGAVYGGEAGPGRFIVGANIQGRRNPKIKESTRLEPNDDGDAFEFDNREYQTDTRNGTDYSVNGSYHVPVFGGDLDLSGYYVHTDRLQDEDSWEYGDETSIDPSDLLTYNINDQDIVQDNYSVLAKFKRDALGGQFKVKLGYAEFKDDIYEFEIESDVEDIADGLDETSIEGESVFENRTDEELTARLAQEWKMDNDLKLEIGVDFKQKKRDTDIRESKAEGTPAFSTLPPFGVEFEDDNYEVSAYEAVLGGVSQIEENRIDPYIQLNGDYGQATKWELGLRYETTDLQIDVAPEAAEENDDESVLSQSNDYGVLLPSAHVKWVLSDMDRFSISVARTMRRPKFSSLSPALLDGELGDNDFIGNPKLDPETAWGLDVGYERSIGEYGVFGINVFYRDIQDLIETYNTGAPSLEALDDYDDDIEDAEEDGLVVGDAGYPVFDPDSYLFSVRNTGDATVWGIEFDLSTPLTAIGLPNTGLFANYSYLDSEVEDEVGKRRINDQAEFVFNGGFIHDMPDLGASFGVTYREQGDAVNRVVAEEVLIQYGPNLEAFVEKRFGEKFTLRLAGQNLLDESKDERFYKFDTLGDQLSGEIGDFDELEYETESAGRVFTLVGRYAF; encoded by the coding sequence ATGAAGAAATCGAATTGGTGGATGGGTTGCGCAACTGTTGCGCTGGTCTCCGTCGGTCCGGCCGCCGCGCAGTCAGATGACGAGCGCGCGCCGCAAAATGTTGATGAAATTGTTGTTCAGGGTACGATTGGTTATCGTGACCTGTCTGAATCCATTGCGCCAACGCTTGAATATGACACCGATTATTTTCAGCGCTTCGAACCCCTGACGGCGGGCGATGCCCTCAAGCGGGTGCCATCGGTTGCCTTTGTCGGTACTGATATCCTCGAAGCCGACCAGGCGCAGTTGCGCGGTCTTGGCGCTGGCTACACGCAGATCCTGATCAATGGCGAACAGGTGCCGGGCTCCGGCGACGACCGCACGTTCTTCCTTGACCGTATTCCGGCAGAGCTGATCGAGCGCGTCGAAATCATTCGCAGCAGCTCGGCCAGCCGGTCTGGCGACGCGGTTGCCGGTGCACTGAATATCGTCCTGCGCGATGGCTACACGCTGGATGGCGGCTATGTCCGCGCTGGTGCCATGCACTACCCCGACGGCCGGGTGCGTGAACTTCTCGGCGCCGTCTATGGCGGCGAGGCGGGTCCGGGACGCTTCATCGTGGGGGCAAACATTCAGGGACGTCGCAACCCGAAGATCAAGGAAAGCACGCGCCTTGAGCCGAATGACGATGGTGACGCATTTGAATTCGACAATCGCGAATATCAGACCGACACCCGTAATGGCACGGACTATTCTGTCAATGGCAGCTACCATGTGCCGGTGTTTGGCGGCGATCTCGATCTGTCGGGTTATTATGTCCATACGGACCGTTTGCAGGACGAAGATTCCTGGGAATATGGCGACGAAACAAGTATCGATCCGTCAGACCTGCTGACCTACAACATCAACGACCAGGATATCGTGCAGGACAATTATTCTGTCCTCGCCAAGTTCAAACGCGATGCGCTTGGTGGCCAGTTCAAGGTCAAGCTGGGCTATGCCGAGTTCAAGGATGATATCTATGAGTTTGAGATCGAATCCGATGTCGAGGATATTGCCGATGGCCTCGATGAAACCTCGATTGAGGGGGAATCGGTTTTCGAAAACCGTACGGACGAGGAGCTGACGGCCCGCTTGGCTCAGGAATGGAAGATGGATAATGATCTCAAGCTCGAGATCGGCGTCGACTTCAAACAGAAAAAGCGTGACACGGACATTCGTGAAAGCAAGGCCGAAGGCACACCGGCCTTCTCGACCCTGCCACCATTCGGCGTGGAGTTCGAGGATGATAATTATGAAGTGTCAGCCTACGAAGCGGTTCTGGGCGGTGTTTCGCAGATAGAAGAAAACCGGATCGATCCTTACATCCAGCTGAATGGCGACTATGGCCAGGCGACCAAGTGGGAGCTGGGCTTGCGGTATGAGACGACCGATCTTCAGATCGACGTGGCCCCCGAGGCCGCTGAAGAGAATGACGATGAAAGCGTTCTGTCCCAGAGCAACGACTACGGCGTGCTGCTTCCTTCCGCCCACGTCAAATGGGTGCTCAGCGACATGGACCGGTTCTCTATCTCTGTCGCGCGAACAATGCGTCGTCCGAAATTCTCCAGCCTCTCACCGGCGCTGCTTGATGGCGAACTGGGCGATAACGACTTCATCGGCAATCCAAAGCTCGATCCTGAAACGGCCTGGGGGCTCGACGTCGGATACGAACGGTCAATTGGCGAATACGGGGTGTTCGGCATCAACGTCTTCTATCGCGATATCCAGGATCTGATCGAGACTTATAATACCGGCGCGCCAAGCCTTGAGGCGCTGGATGATTATGACGACGATATTGAGGATGCCGAGGAAGACGGTCTCGTCGTCGGCGATGCCGGCTACCCCGTCTTCGATCCGGACAGCTACCTGTTCTCTGTACGGAACACAGGCGATGCGACCGTCTGGGGGATCGAGTTTGACCTGTCGACGCCGTTGACGGCGATTGGCCTGCCCAATACCGGTCTCTTCGCCAACTACTCCTATCTCGACTCGGAAGTCGAAGATGAAGTCGGCAAGCGCCGCATCAACGATCAGGCGGAATTCGTCTTCAACGGCGGCTTCATCCACGACATGCCCGATCTGGGGGCCTCGTTCGGCGTCACCTATCGCGAGCAGGGCGATGCGGTGAACCGTGTGGTCGCTGAGGAAGTCCTGATCCAGTACGGTCCCAATCTTGAGGCATTCGTCGAAAAGCGCTTCGGCGAGAAGTTCACGCTGCGCCTTGCGGGCCAGAACCTTCTCGACGAGAGCAAGGATGAGCGGTTCTACAAGTTCGACACGCTGGGCGATCAACTCTCCGGCGAGATCGGGGATTTTGACGAGCTTGAATATGAAACCGAAAGCGCAGGCCGTGTCTTCACGCTGGTCGGCCGATATGCGTTCTAG
- a CDS encoding phytase — protein sequence MRTVYGSFLFLALAACAAKAPAPSLGSVPARMETPAVGVDGDAADDPAIYVPADPAQTRIIGTQKKGGLYVYDINGDIVQELLSGRPNNVDLRTDFPFSDGMGVLVVTSDRSDNAIVLWKMDPETGLIDPAPKARIPSGFDEIYGICIGRVDDRMLALATSKTGEVGVWQIDSETDFVQRHSHDFGSIAEGCVIDDEYGHAFIAQETVGIWRMPLTPAVPEPVLIAEMTADYLVEDIEGLAIWKGDELGGYLVASVQGASQFAVFRRDGSRYLGSFAIDSGTGVDGVSGTDGIEISSAVVTEDFPKGLMVGQDDVNTDPAETQNFKFVSFADVIDAIERAD from the coding sequence ATGCGCACTGTGTACGGTTCATTTCTGTTTTTGGCACTGGCAGCCTGTGCGGCGAAGGCACCCGCGCCATCATTAGGATCCGTACCAGCGCGGATGGAGACGCCCGCGGTCGGCGTCGACGGAGACGCAGCGGACGACCCGGCGATCTATGTTCCTGCTGACCCGGCCCAGACGCGCATCATCGGCACCCAGAAGAAAGGTGGCCTGTACGTTTATGATATCAATGGTGATATCGTGCAGGAGCTCCTGTCCGGGCGTCCAAACAATGTTGATCTGCGCACAGATTTTCCCTTCAGCGACGGGATGGGCGTCTTGGTGGTCACAAGCGACCGCAGCGACAATGCGATCGTCCTGTGGAAAATGGACCCCGAAACCGGCCTCATCGATCCGGCGCCGAAAGCACGTATTCCGTCAGGGTTTGATGAAATTTATGGCATCTGCATCGGCCGCGTCGACGACCGCATGCTGGCCCTTGCGACGTCCAAGACCGGCGAGGTCGGAGTATGGCAGATCGACAGTGAGACAGACTTCGTCCAGCGCCACTCGCATGACTTCGGCTCAATCGCGGAAGGCTGCGTCATCGATGATGAGTATGGACATGCCTTCATTGCGCAGGAAACGGTCGGCATCTGGCGCATGCCGCTGACCCCCGCCGTGCCCGAACCGGTCCTGATCGCGGAGATGACGGCGGATTATCTTGTCGAGGATATTGAAGGGCTCGCCATCTGGAAGGGTGATGAACTGGGCGGCTATCTGGTGGCGTCGGTTCAGGGCGCATCGCAATTTGCGGTCTTCCGCCGCGACGGGTCACGCTATCTGGGAAGTTTCGCAATCGATAGCGGCACGGGCGTCGACGGCGTGTCCGGGACGGACGGCATCGAGATTTCGTCGGCCGTAGTGACTGAAGACTTCCCCAAGGGTCTGATGGTCGGCCAGGATGACGTGAATACAGACCCGGCCGAAACCCAGAACTTCAAATTCGTCTCCTTCGCCGATGTCATCGACGCGATCGAGCGGGCCGACTGA